The sequence TCAAAGGTTACAAGAAAATAAGAAAAAATGCTCATTAATTCCCAAAAAATCAAAAATGTAATTGAGTTAGAAACCAAAAACAAAACTGACATCGAACAAATAAATAAATTATAAAAAAAAGAAAATTTAGCGATATTGTCATTTAGATAGGACTTCATGTATTCCAAAGAATAAATCATAATCAAAAAATTAATTGTAGAAAGAATTAAAAGAAAAAAGGCAGAAAGCTTATCGAAGTAAAATTGCAGCTCTATATTTGGAGCAATAACTAAAAGATTAAACAAAATTGGATTTGGCAATAAAAATATAAAAACACCTGACATAAAACCAAGAACTGAAGCAGTTAAACCAAAATATGAACCGATTTTCAAAGATAGCGTTTTATTTTTTGAAAAAGCAAGTGGCACAATTGCACCTAAAATATAAAAACCAACTGAAAGATAGAATAAGATAAAACCTAAATCAATCATTAAGATAGATCACTCCAATAAATCATTAATTTATTTTTAACAATTTTTCACAACATTTTTTGAAAAAGAAACGTTCAAAGTTTATACCTTTTGTGGGCAGCAGTCAATAGCAAAAATTGCGACTGTTAAAGGACGCTAACTTCATCCCTAATGAAAACGCTAATTTTGTCACTATGATGGTCGAGTTTTTTGAGTGTTAAGAATCAGGTAGAATTTTTGTAGATAGAAAAAATTTACTTAGATAGTTTCTGTTATTTTAGCCAACTGGATAAATCCCTATCTATTAACTTTTGAAGTCTTACTATATCTTCTTTGTAAAAATTTATCAGATATTCCCTCGTATCTTTATTTATCTCATCAGGTTTGATAAGTAATTTGTTCATAAATTTATTTTTTAACTTTATTCTAAAATTTTTTGGGAAGAAATTTTTAACAATGAACTTAAAAAAATTTGGCTTATTTAAGAAATTATACAGTGATTTAAATCTTGGAATACCTGATTTGTTATATTCTATCTCTAAATCACCAGGAACAAATTCTGGATCCACACCTAGGAAGTTAAAAAGCTCTTTTATCAAATAATCAGGGTTTTCTTTGAGATCCTCAAATAAACAGACCTTAACGTTCTTAAAGTTATCAAGGTATGCCTTTACTTGATTAGAATATAGTCCAACCGACTTATAATGCCACATAAATTCCCAATTATCCTTTATTCTCTTCTCTTCTTCAGTAAGCGCCTCTTCAAATGATAGATTTTCTCTACCATCTCTAAGATGATAAATATATGAAGAATAAGCTCTATCAATCGGATTTCTAAGGATAATAAAAATCTTAACCTCTTCATCCAGGTATTCTTTAATTTTAGGTATCACAGATTCATAATAATATAAGCTGTCCACACTACATTCCCCCAGCACCTTTGAGCCATTGACATTCAAAAACAATCTCCTATAATCTTCGAATGTTTTTATAATATCCCTTTCCCCCTCAGAGTCACCAGGACCATTAAAATTTTTGTGACCAGATATATAAGAAAAAAACTTAGGTTCTTTTATTTTACTCATAAAAACCTGTGGATGTTTTGAAAGATAATGATACAAACTGGTAGTACCTGCTTGTGGGGCTCCTACAATTAAAAAATTTGGAAGTTTATACTTAATATTAATTTTAAACTCACCCTTTTCTAGATAAAATAGATTAAATAAAAATTAAATCAACTCGATTAATATTCTACGAATAATCTAGCAAAAAGGTAACAAATTTTTATTAGTGGAAGTGTGAGAATTTAAAAATACTGAATAAAATTGACTAAAATTTAAATGCTCATAAATTTAAAATTAAAACCTCATTTTTTTAGCTACCATTAAATATTGAACCACTAAAAATTCTTCAAAAAACTTTAAAGTTAGTTTATTAAATACTTTTCTTCTAGGAGCAAGGTGGAGATTGTAAGTAATTTTACACACTTTTAAACCTGAAGATTCAAATAGATCAATCATATTTTTTTTACAAAAGAATCTCAAATGCGTTTTATCTAAAATACCAGATTCAACATACTTAAAGTCTCCATTTAGTAAAATACTCAATATTGTTCTATATTCTCTTACATTGGGTATGCTTGCTATAAGAACTCCGTCAGTTTTTAAAAAATTTTTCAGCTTCCTAACAACACTCCATGGATCTTTTAAATGCTCTAAAACATCAGCGCATATAATAACGTCAAAATATTCATTTAAAGAATTTAATTCTATATTTTCAATATCAGCCAATATAAATTTGTCTAATTTTTTAGATTGTCCTAAATCTATTATATCTATGCCTACAGCATTCTTAGCTTTACCTTGTTTTTTCAACTCTACAAGAGTGTTACCCGCTCCACATCCTAATTCAAGAATGTTATGATTAAAACCTTCTATAAGATTGATAATATCATAACGAATACCAGAAAAGTATTTATTATTTTTTCTGTTATAAATATCTCTAAACTCATTCATAAAATGATACCTACCTTAACAACTTTTCAATTTCAAAACTTTAAAATAAAGATATAAGGTGACAAAAAGTTCGACAACAATGACTGATATACAACTTCCCAAAAATGATAGAAACGGAACCAAAGAAAAATTTAAAATTAAATCTAAAAAAGCACCAATTAAAACTGTATTTGAGAATTCTTTACCAAAGCCTTTACTAAGTAAGATATGCACGGCTGGAACATTAATTCCAATAAACATTGGTACAAAAGCCATTAATTTTAAACTTAAAATTGATTCATTATAATAATGACCACTTATAATTTTAATTATTACTGGTGAAAGAAATAAAAGCAATAAACCAAAAACTAAAGTATATAAAAATATAATCAAACCAATCTTTTTTAAATAAACAATCGCGAGATTATAATTTTGATTTATTAATCTATTAATATACGGGAAAAAAGTTTGAGATATAAGTCCTGCAATTTGATTCAAAATATCTATTATTTTCTTAGAAATATAAAAGTAACCTACAATTGTAGAATCAGCAAATAAACCCAAAATTAAAACGCTATTGTTTTTATAAAAACTTATGCCAACAGTACCAATAAATATATGCCATCCCTCATTTAGATGATATTTTATACTGTTTACATCTGGCATAATAAATTTTACACCAAGCCTGTTAAAAATTATCCACAAACCTATAATGCCAGATAGTACCAAACCAACTGAATTTATCAGCGGAACATAAATATAATCTGATTCTTCTCGAATAAATACGAAAATAGCAATAGTAAAAATAAACCGTGCCAGAACGTTTAACAAAGTAATATATTTCATTCTCTCTATTCCCTGGAAAAACCATACTGGAAACAATACGTTACCTAAAACCAAACCAAAGGTAAGAAAGTAAAGCAGCCAGTCATCTCTAAACTTTGCAAAACTAAATACAACAAGAGCCATCATTATAAAAGATAAAATAGCCAGTAGAATTTGGATGGTAATAACAGAGCTAAATATTTCTGAAACCTTTTCAGGATTTTCTCTATTTATTGAAATTTCTCTTGTAGCTGAGAGGTTAAACCCATAGTTAGTTAATATTTGAAAGTATCCGATAAAGGCCTGAGCGAATGCCACAAGACCATATTGTGAGGGGCCAAGCACTCTTACAAGATATGGGAGGGTAATCAGAGGAAAAAGATAATTCGCTACCTGTAGTATAGAAAGAGAAAAAAAATTACTAACCAGTCGTTTCTTTTCTTGACTGCTAAATAAATTTTTAATAGAAAATAACTTTTGCAAGACTACCTCTTGGTTTTCATGTTCGTATGATAATCAATTTAATCATATTTTTTATTCCACCAGCTCTTGTGCATACTGAATTTCTTAACCAGAAATTTTGGCAATATTTTATAATTCATACCAAGTTTATAGCCAGCGTATTTTAAAAAGTTTCTAATAATGTATTCAGGCAAAAATTGATATAGCCCATTTTTGATTAAGAAATTTAATTCTGATTTTATATATCTTTTGCCCTCTCCCTGTGCACTGCCAAACTCTTCCAAAAGCCATCTTTCAGAATTGTGAAAGACGCCTATATCAAAATACCTCCTGAACTCCTCAAAGACATTATAATTATGAGAATGAAAGACTATTGCCTTTGGCTCATAAATTATCTTATACCCAGCCTTCAAAAGCAAAGCACCTGCATAAGTATCTTCTCCCATTATCAGTCTCTCTTTGAAATAACCTATTTTATCAAGAGCACTCTTTCTGTACGCACAAAAAGAATTTGACATAAAAGCTGTTTTTATGCCGTATTTATCTTTATCTTTATATTTTTTTACTAAAAACTCTTCAGGATAGTTAAAAAGTCTTAGATGTCTTCCAAAAGGGTTGGTATTTTCATAACAAATTTGTCTGCCATAAACAGCGCCAACACTGCTTTCTTTGAAGTGTAATATTAAATTTGATATTGAACGATCATCAAATAGCAGTGCGTCTTGTGTAAAAAAAATTAAAATATCTCCAGTTGCTAACTTAGCTGCGTATGAACGCGTGCCACCATGGTCGAATTCCTTTTTTGGAATAACATAAACCTTTGCTCCAAATTTCTTAGCTAACTTAACAGTATCGTCAGTGGAAGAAGAATCAATCACTATAATTTCTGATTTCTCACCACATATTTTTAAATTTTCACTTAATCTCTGAAGAAATCTTTCGATATACTTCTCAGCATTATAAGTTGGCAAAATTATACTTAACATAATATTTTATTAATCAACCCTAGAACTTCATCTACTTCTATAGACTTCATACATATATACTCATCAGATGTATTCAAACATTTTGGTTTATTAAAACACGGATAAAATTTGCAAACAGAACTCCCTTTTGAAATAACATAGCAATTTTTTGGCTTCCATATTTCCCAGTCATTTCCTCCACTTATCATGATGCTCTTGACGCCAAGGGCGCTGGAAGCATGAATAGAAAAACTATCAAGACCTATTAAGAGAGAGCATTTAGAGAGATTTATGAAAAATTCATTTAATGTGGTTGTCTTAATAAAAACTCTTTTTTCATCGACAGCTGCCTTGAAGACTTTATTAAGTAAAGAAAGCTCATTATTCGAACCAAAAATCCAAATTGTATATGCCCTTTTTAAGATATTTATTAACTTTTCCCATTTATGAAAATCCCATAATTTACAATCCTGACTTGCCATTGGATGTATGCCAATTATTTTAGGTGACTTTTCATTTTTAGCCTTTATATATATCTTTGGAGGCAAGACTTTAGTGCAACCCAGCTTTGATGAGATAAAATCTTGAATATCATAAATATTTTTAACCTCAACGGGTATACTGATACACTTATCAGTAAACAGACAATTATTTAATCTAATCAGGTTTCTAAAGGGATGAGATTTTTCGAATTTAATTGAAATGTTTAATTTTGGCTTCATCATCTTGCCAAGCAGATTCTCTCTTATATCTCCAATATTATTTAAAATGAAATCATATTTATTTTTAGACAAAAGATTTATAATTTTAATAAGTTTAAAAAGTTCTTTACAATTAAAATTTTTATTTGTGCCCATAGGAAAATTAGCAAAGTAAATGTTATTTACATAAGGATTATTCTCAAATATTTCCTTAAAATCATATCTCGTCAAGAGGTCAATCTTATAATCAGAAAAATTACTTCCAAAAGAGTTAATTAAAGAAGTAGAAATTATTGCATCGCCAAAATTTCTGGCTGAAATTATCAAAATTCTTTTACTCATTACATAAGCTTCCCCTAATTAATTCTATCGATCTATCAAAAACCGTTTTAGGCTTTATCATTTTCATACAAACATTGTTTTCACAATTAATTTTATAACACTTCTCACACTCTACATCCATCTTAATGATACTAACATTTCCAAAAACTTCAATTGGCCTAAAAACATTAAAATCAACTACTCCACTATATAAGGCAACAGTTCTTACACCCAGCATTGCCGCAGCATGAGTAGGACCGCTATCCAAACCGATAAATAGATAAGAATTCCTTAAAACAGAAAAAAGTTCCATCAAAGTCGTTTTGTTTGCTAGATTTATTAGGTTTTTATTGACAAGCCTATCATACTCTTTTGACTCGTCTGGCGAAATCTTACCAACTAAAACCACAATATAGCCTTCATTTAAAAACATATTAATTAGCTTTATGAAATTCCCAGTCTCCCAATCCTTCGAACGAGCGCCAGTTTGACCCACAGCAATCACTATATATTTATCTTTCTTGACAGGATTAGGAGCTTTCAAATCATAATAGCTATCTAACTTTCTAATCTCAGGAATTTTAATTTTGAAAAATTCTAAGAACTTATTGTAGGTCTCTGTAATATGCTCCCCATAAGGATATTCGAGCACTCTGTCAAGCAAAAATCCTGCACCGCCCACATCGAAACCTATTAAGTATTTATAATGTGAGAAGAATTTTATAAAAGGGATAATGTTTATGTCCCCTCTTACCTCAAGAACTATATCAGCGTTTATTTTCGAAAAGGATTTTATAGCAGAATGGATAGAGTTATCTTTTGACCTTGAATAAATTTTTCTTGGGTGTTCTAAGACTATTACTTCATCTACGCCTTTTAAATTTGACGCAAGCTCAAGGGTGTTCTTATTAATAGCAATGATAAGCTTGCCATAAAAATTCTTTCTAATCTCACTGATCATTGGCGTACTGAGCAAAAAGTCACCAATGTGTCCCATTTGAACAATACAGATAGACTTATAGTTATTCATATCCAGATTATCAAGATCGGCTTTGTATTTACAAAAAAATCTATACCCAAAAAAATCTATAAATTTCTTTATAGGAGTCATTTTAGAATTAGAATTTAGATATATAATTTTTCTATTTATGAATTTATCCATTCTGGTTTTCCCATTTTCCCTCTAATTCCATCAAAAACTGCAATTAATAGAAATTTAATTCTCTTAAGTTTTTCATCGTCGTAGATAATTATTCCAAATATCAGCCTTAATACAAGATAAAAATTTATAATAAGAAATAAATAGAAATAAAAAGTTCCAAAAAACTTTTTAGTGAAATAAATTCTATTTCTTAAGTGTAAGCAAGGAGTTTGTAAAAACCTTTTAAAATTATTCCTTAAACTCTTCCTTCCAAAGAAGCTCTTTATAGTACCATTACCTGTACTTGCACCAACTTTATGATATAGCATAGATTTACAACAGCAAAAAATCTTCCAACCGTGCTTTCTTGCCATGTAGCAAAAGTCATCCTCTTCCACCTGCATAAAATAATTTTCATCGAAAAAACCAGTTTCAATTAAGCACTCTTTTCTTGCTATTATGCTTGCACCAAATAAAGCGCCCTCGATCTCAAAACTTTTTATACAATTTTGAGAATCTTTGGTATTAAAAGAAATCCATTTAAAAGAATTGTTGTCCCAGGGTATTATTTTTTTACAACCGCATAATGCCTGAATAGTAGATATATTATAGTAATATAATATTTTTGATCCTACCAAACCAATTTTATTGTCATAATCAAATACTTCTAAAGCATGAGTTAGAGCGTTGTTGTCTACGACTGTGTCATTATTTAAAAACCAAAAAAAATCAACATCACCCTTCTTTAACACATATTTAATGCCCAGATTATTGCCGAATGAAAATCCGCCGTTGTAGCCCGATTGTATAAAGATCAAGCCATCGTCATTAAGTACTGACCTGCTTTCAAATTCACTGTCTTTATATAGAGTATATTGAACAGGTTTTGAGATAGGAGGAAAGGAAAGTTTTCTAAGGGGATTTTCAGGATCTATCCAGACATCTAGTTTTCCCTCAGCCCATAATTTCAGATATTCAATTGAATTATTTAACGAGTGGTTATCAACGACGACTATCTGAAAGTTTGGATACTTTAGCTTGAATAAGCTCTCAATACACTCAATAGTATCATGCCAATTGTTATAATTTACAAGTACGACATAAACTTTGTTAATTTTTTGCCCCTCTAATGCCCAGCATTGTCCTTACCACGCCAGGAATACCGGGCGGCACAAGCCCTACCCTATCTCCTGGTCTAATCTTTTCTTTCAACCCACACGTGTTGTGATTTATAAATATAGCCTCCACATCTTCCTCGTTAAGTTTTAACATTTTAAGAAGTTCATAACCATCTATTTCTTTATCCAGATCCAAGATATAAGGCTGATTCCAGCCTCTTTCTTGAAAAAGTCTATATAGACTTGCAAAAGCTCTTATCTCAATGTTATTTCTGTTCACAACTCACCCCAAACAACTAAAAATAAGCTTAACATTTATAGTATATAACAATTTAATTAAACCTTTCATTAACATTTTCTGACAGAGTTCTATTTCTTAAAAATGCTCACAAAAATGTAAAATGACAAAATAAAAATTAAATTTGACAATAGAATATTTTTAATATAAATTTAATCACGTATTTT comes from Thermodesulfobium acidiphilum and encodes:
- a CDS encoding class I SAM-dependent methyltransferase, producing MNEFRDIYNRKNNKYFSGIRYDIINLIEGFNHNILELGCGAGNTLVELKKQGKAKNAVGIDIIDLGQSKKLDKFILADIENIELNSLNEYFDVIICADVLEHLKDPWSVVRKLKNFLKTDGVLIASIPNVREYRTILSILLNGDFKYVESGILDKTHLRFFCKKNMIDLFESSGLKVCKITYNLHLAPRRKVFNKLTLKFFEEFLVVQYLMVAKKMRF
- a CDS encoding thiamine S protein, translated to MNRNNIEIRAFASLYRLFQERGWNQPYILDLDKEIDGYELLKMLKLNEEDVEAIFINHNTCGLKEKIRPGDRVGLVPPGIPGVVRTMLGIRGAKN
- a CDS encoding glycosyltransferase family 2 protein; the encoded protein is MIFIQSGYNGGFSFGNNLGIKYVLKKGDVDFFWFLNNDTVVDNNALTHALEVFDYDNKIGLVGSKILYYYNISTIQALCGCKKIIPWDNNSFKWISFNTKDSQNCIKSFEIEGALFGASIIARKECLIETGFFDENYFMQVEEDDFCYMARKHGWKIFCCCKSMLYHKVGASTGNGTIKSFFGRKSLRNNFKRFLQTPCLHLRNRIYFTKKFFGTFYFYLFLIINFYLVLRLIFGIIIYDDEKLKRIKFLLIAVFDGIRGKMGKPEWINS
- a CDS encoding flippase produces the protein MQKLFSIKNLFSSQEKKRLVSNFFSLSILQVANYLFPLITLPYLVRVLGPSQYGLVAFAQAFIGYFQILTNYGFNLSATREISINRENPEKVSEIFSSVITIQILLAILSFIMMALVVFSFAKFRDDWLLYFLTFGLVLGNVLFPVWFFQGIERMKYITLLNVLARFIFTIAIFVFIREESDYIYVPLINSVGLVLSGIIGLWIIFNRLGVKFIMPDVNSIKYHLNEGWHIFIGTVGISFYKNNSVLILGLFADSTIVGYFYISKKIIDILNQIAGLISQTFFPYINRLINQNYNLAIVYLKKIGLIIFLYTLVFGLLLLFLSPVIIKIISGHYYNESILSLKLMAFVPMFIGINVPAVHILLSKGFGKEFSNTVLIGAFLDLILNFSLVPFLSFLGSCISVIVVELFVTLYLYFKVLKLKSC
- a CDS encoding glycosyltransferase family 9 protein, with product MDKFINRKIIYLNSNSKMTPIKKFIDFFGYRFFCKYKADLDNLDMNNYKSICIVQMGHIGDFLLSTPMISEIRKNFYGKLIIAINKNTLELASNLKGVDEVIVLEHPRKIYSRSKDNSIHSAIKSFSKINADIVLEVRGDINIIPFIKFFSHYKYLIGFDVGGAGFLLDRVLEYPYGEHITETYNKFLEFFKIKIPEIRKLDSYYDLKAPNPVKKDKYIVIAVGQTGARSKDWETGNFIKLINMFLNEGYIVVLVGKISPDESKEYDRLVNKNLINLANKTTLMELFSVLRNSYLFIGLDSGPTHAAAMLGVRTVALYSGVVDFNVFRPIEVFGNVSIIKMDVECEKCYKINCENNVCMKMIKPKTVFDRSIELIRGSLCNE
- a CDS encoding sulfotransferase domain-containing protein, producing the protein MNIKYKLPNFLIVGAPQAGTTSLYHYLSKHPQVFMSKIKEPKFFSYISGHKNFNGPGDSEGERDIIKTFEDYRRLFLNVNGSKVLGECSVDSLYYYESVIPKIKEYLDEEVKIFIILRNPIDRAYSSYIYHLRDGRENLSFEEALTEEEKRIKDNWEFMWHYKSVGLYSNQVKAYLDNFKNVKVCLFEDLKENPDYLIKELFNFLGVDPEFVPGDLEIEYNKSGIPRFKSLYNFLNKPNFFKFIVKNFFPKNFRIKLKNKFMNKLLIKPDEINKDTREYLINFYKEDIVRLQKLIDRDLSSWLK
- a CDS encoding glycosyltransferase family 2 protein; translation: MLSIILPTYNAEKYIERFLQRLSENLKICGEKSEIIVIDSSSTDDTVKLAKKFGAKVYVIPKKEFDHGGTRSYAAKLATGDILIFFTQDALLFDDRSISNLILHFKESSVGAVYGRQICYENTNPFGRHLRLFNYPEEFLVKKYKDKDKYGIKTAFMSNSFCAYRKSALDKIGYFKERLIMGEDTYAGALLLKAGYKIIYEPKAIVFHSHNYNVFEEFRRYFDIGVFHNSERWLLEEFGSAQGEGKRYIKSELNFLIKNGLYQFLPEYIIRNFLKYAGYKLGMNYKILPKFLVKKFSMHKSWWNKKYD
- a CDS encoding glycosyltransferase family 9 protein: MSKRILIISARNFGDAIISTSLINSFGSNFSDYKIDLLTRYDFKEIFENNPYVNNIYFANFPMGTNKNFNCKELFKLIKIINLLSKNKYDFILNNIGDIRENLLGKMMKPKLNISIKFEKSHPFRNLIRLNNCLFTDKCISIPVEVKNIYDIQDFISSKLGCTKVLPPKIYIKAKNEKSPKIIGIHPMASQDCKLWDFHKWEKLINILKRAYTIWIFGSNNELSLLNKVFKAAVDEKRVFIKTTTLNEFFINLSKCSLLIGLDSFSIHASSALGVKSIMISGGNDWEIWKPKNCYVISKGSSVCKFYPCFNKPKCLNTSDEYICMKSIEVDEVLGLINKILC